The Achromobacter pestifer genome includes a region encoding these proteins:
- a CDS encoding isochorismatase family protein has translation MSDTKRIWDDFLTERDKQVLAQAGYGKRGGFGKRPALFIIDVQYNFCGDTPQDILEGLKQYRTHCGREAWDAVAHIVPLLELARDKNIPVFYTESGRRADLLDSGVQVGKNHRGGEKTVLANTHATQTVEPLAPRPQDIRITKQKPSCFFGTIFMSHLNFLDVDTLILVGCTSSGCLRATTVDAYSYNFKVIIPEEAAFDRFQASHAMSLFDLNCKYADVIPSREVQDYLRNLPAPAAEQA, from the coding sequence ATGAGCGATACCAAGCGAATCTGGGACGATTTTCTGACCGAGCGCGACAAGCAGGTGCTGGCGCAAGCCGGCTACGGCAAACGCGGCGGCTTCGGCAAGCGCCCGGCCCTGTTCATCATCGACGTGCAGTACAACTTTTGCGGGGATACGCCCCAGGACATCCTGGAAGGCCTGAAGCAGTACCGCACCCACTGCGGCCGCGAGGCCTGGGACGCGGTGGCGCATATCGTGCCGCTGCTGGAACTGGCGCGCGACAAGAACATTCCGGTCTTCTATACCGAAAGCGGCCGCCGCGCCGATCTGCTGGACAGCGGCGTGCAGGTGGGCAAGAACCATCGCGGCGGCGAGAAAACCGTGCTGGCCAATACCCACGCCACGCAGACCGTGGAGCCGTTGGCGCCGCGGCCGCAGGACATCCGCATCACCAAGCAGAAGCCGTCCTGCTTCTTCGGCACCATCTTCATGAGCCACTTGAACTTCCTGGACGTGGACACGCTGATCCTGGTGGGTTGCACCTCGTCGGGCTGCCTGCGCGCCACCACGGTGGACGCCTATTCGTACAATTTCAAGGTCATCATTCCCGAAGAGGCCGCATTCGACCGCTTCCAGGCTAGCCATGCCATGAGCCTGTTCGACCTGAACTGCAAGTATGCCGACGTGATTCCCTCGCGCGAGGTACAGGACTACCTGCGCAACCTGCCCGCGCCCGCCGCGGAACAGGCCTGA
- a CDS encoding CobW family GTP-binding protein, with the protein MSTTAGPLPVYLLTGFLGSGKTTLLSRLVRSPRFADTAVVINEFGEIGLDHMLVGSADDTDVVLLDSGCLCCAATSSLQDTLESLYYRRQRGEIPAFTRVVVETSGLADPCPVINTLAADPLIARHYRFGGVVATADALHGMAALDAYREASTQIAIADRIALTKADLADEAAIGALRAALRGYNASAPIRAVSPDTVDEDAPALFDGLRAEHLDVAALRAAPAAGPLAHVLRYGIVSYAYTQSRPVGWEDYARWTRHMQRQVGDRLLRAKGILHWTDGTLRAVHGVRHVFSVPEPVAGAEGAARAGAMVLIVQDMSAEDVGEAIRPLGL; encoded by the coding sequence ATGTCCACGACCGCCGGACCGTTGCCGGTCTACCTGCTGACGGGTTTCCTGGGCAGCGGCAAGACCACGCTGCTGTCGCGCCTGGTGCGCAGCCCGCGCTTTGCCGACACGGCGGTGGTCATCAACGAGTTCGGCGAGATCGGCCTGGACCACATGTTGGTCGGTAGCGCCGACGACACCGACGTGGTGCTGCTGGATTCCGGCTGCCTATGCTGCGCGGCGACCAGTTCGCTGCAGGACACGCTGGAGTCGCTCTATTACCGGCGCCAGCGCGGCGAGATCCCCGCGTTCACGCGGGTAGTGGTGGAAACCTCCGGATTGGCGGATCCCTGCCCGGTCATCAATACGCTGGCGGCGGATCCGCTCATTGCCCGCCACTATCGCTTCGGCGGCGTGGTGGCGACGGCGGACGCGTTGCATGGCATGGCTGCGCTGGACGCGTACCGCGAGGCCAGCACCCAGATCGCCATCGCCGACCGCATCGCGCTGACCAAGGCCGATCTGGCTGATGAGGCCGCCATCGGTGCGCTGCGCGCCGCGTTGCGCGGCTATAACGCCAGCGCACCCATCCGCGCGGTGTCGCCAGATACCGTGGATGAGGATGCGCCCGCGCTGTTCGACGGACTGCGCGCCGAACATCTGGATGTTGCGGCGCTGAGGGCGGCGCCCGCCGCGGGGCCCCTGGCGCACGTGTTGCGCTACGGCATCGTGTCCTATGCCTACACACAGAGCCGGCCAGTGGGCTGGGAGGACTATGCGCGCTGGACCAGGCATATGCAGCGCCAGGTCGGCGACCGGCTATTGCGTGCGAAAGGGATCTTGCACTGGACGGACGGGACCCTGCGCGCCGTGCATGGCGTGCGGCATGTCTTTTCCGTGCCCGAGCCTGTCGCGGGGGCGGAGGGCGCGGCGCGCGCGGGCGCCATGGTCCTGATCGTGCAGGACATGTCGGCGGAGGACGTGGGCGAGGCGATTCGGCCGTTGGGTTTGTGA
- a CDS encoding N-acyl homoserine lactonase family protein, with protein sequence MTLPHYEVYALRYATVARQRSQNFITPPDPHDGPMPMDYFVWVIRNGQRVYLVDTGFNAEAARARGREFLRCPIEALEKLGIAPADIRDVIVTHLHYDHAGNIRKLPQARLHLQESELHYACGCNMRFDMLRHAYAVEDVVDVVRGVYDKRVAFYHGHDELAPGLQLLHIGGHTRGLQAVRVHTARGWMVLASDASHYYDNLGRDAPFPIVDNVADMLAGYEILLKFAESPDHIVPGHDPQVRTRYPGLAGADTEVVALHLGNGARP encoded by the coding sequence ATGACGCTGCCCCATTACGAAGTCTATGCCCTGCGCTACGCCACCGTGGCACGCCAGCGCAGCCAGAACTTCATCACGCCCCCGGACCCGCACGACGGTCCGATGCCGATGGACTACTTCGTCTGGGTCATCCGCAACGGCCAACGCGTCTACCTCGTCGACACGGGATTCAATGCAGAGGCCGCCCGCGCCCGCGGCCGCGAATTCCTGCGCTGCCCGATCGAGGCATTGGAGAAGCTCGGCATCGCGCCCGCCGACATCCGCGACGTCATCGTCACGCATCTGCACTACGACCACGCGGGCAACATCCGCAAGCTGCCGCAAGCCCGCTTGCATCTGCAGGAAAGCGAGCTGCATTACGCCTGCGGCTGCAATATGCGCTTCGACATGCTGCGTCACGCCTATGCGGTGGAAGACGTGGTCGACGTGGTGCGGGGCGTGTACGACAAGCGCGTGGCGTTCTACCACGGCCACGACGAACTCGCGCCGGGCCTGCAGCTGCTGCACATCGGCGGCCACACCCGCGGACTGCAGGCGGTGCGCGTGCACACCGCGCGGGGCTGGATGGTGTTGGCCTCGGACGCCAGCCACTACTACGACAACCTGGGCCGGGACGCACCGTTTCCCATCGTCGACAACGTCGCCGACATGCTGGCGGGCTATGAAATCCTGCTGAAGTTCGCGGAATCGCCCGACCACATCGTGCCGGGGCACGATCCCCAGGTCAGGACTCGGTATCCGGGCCTGGCCGGCGCGGATACGGAAGTGGTGGCGTTGCACCTGGGCAACGGCGCGCGCCCCTGA
- a CDS encoding alpha/beta fold hydrolase, translated as MNAIVQKLRAAAAQAQQDSEFILAARGLPCALWLQAGPAAQERVTAWAGQPTAPSQCITLSAPPETWRKLLSDTPPPGYHSFTAARRQAQGLRVTGDALAIAQALHPLERLFEILRGQLDATPDLLDRGAIAGSYATIDTGAAQTSIYYETSGLAAGPALLMLHTAGADSRQYHALMTDPGLRRQWRMIAFDMPGHGRSMPLPGQAWIDAGLTRETYLQTCLAVIRQVAGGPAALLGCSMGAAMALVAAARSPADVAGVVALEAPYQAAGRRTPLLCHPQVNQAAHNPAYVRGLMGPAATLQARREAAWIYSQGGFNVYANDLWFYSEDFDAARDLAGLNAGAFGISLLTGAYDYSASPEDSRRVAALIPGARFQAMPELGHFPMVENPQRLLEYLRPELARLRTTGVLA; from the coding sequence GTGAACGCGATCGTTCAGAAGCTAAGGGCCGCGGCGGCCCAGGCGCAGCAGGATAGCGAGTTCATCCTGGCCGCGCGCGGCCTGCCCTGCGCCCTCTGGCTGCAGGCCGGCCCCGCGGCGCAAGAGCGCGTGACCGCCTGGGCCGGCCAGCCCACCGCCCCCTCCCAATGCATCACCCTCAGCGCGCCGCCGGAAACCTGGCGCAAGCTGCTCAGCGACACCCCGCCCCCGGGCTACCACTCCTTCACCGCGGCCCGCCGCCAGGCGCAAGGCCTGCGCGTCACGGGCGATGCGCTGGCCATCGCCCAGGCCCTGCACCCGCTGGAGCGGCTGTTCGAGATCCTGCGCGGCCAGCTTGACGCCACGCCGGACCTGCTCGACCGCGGCGCGATTGCCGGCTCCTACGCCACGATCGATACCGGCGCGGCGCAAACCTCCATCTACTATGAAACCAGCGGGCTGGCGGCCGGGCCGGCGCTGCTGATGCTGCACACGGCGGGCGCGGATTCCCGGCAGTACCACGCGCTGATGACGGACCCTGGGCTGCGCCGGCAATGGCGCATGATCGCCTTCGACATGCCCGGGCACGGGCGCAGCATGCCGCTGCCCGGCCAGGCGTGGATCGATGCGGGCCTCACGCGCGAGACCTATCTGCAGACCTGTCTGGCGGTGATCCGCCAGGTCGCGGGCGGGCCGGCGGCGCTGCTGGGCTGCTCGATGGGCGCGGCGATGGCGCTGGTGGCGGCGGCGCGCAGCCCCGCCGACGTGGCCGGCGTGGTCGCGCTGGAGGCGCCCTACCAGGCGGCCGGACGCCGCACCCCCCTGCTGTGCCACCCCCAGGTCAACCAGGCCGCGCACAACCCCGCCTACGTGCGCGGACTGATGGGCCCCGCCGCCACGCTGCAAGCCCGGCGCGAGGCGGCCTGGATCTACTCGCAAGGCGGCTTCAACGTCTACGCCAACGACCTCTGGTTCTACAGCGAGGACTTCGACGCGGCCCGCGACCTGGCCGGCCTGAATGCCGGCGCCTTCGGCATATCGCTGCTGACCGGCGCCTACGATTACTCGGCCAGCCCGGAGGATTCTCGGCGTGTGGCGGCCCTGATCCCCGGCGCACGGTTCCAGGCCATGCCCGAACTGGGACACTTCCCCATGGTGGAGAACCCGCAACGCCTGCTGGAATATCTGCGGCCCGAGCTGGCCCGCCTGCGTACCACCGGAGTCCTCGCATGA
- a CDS encoding GntR family transcriptional regulator — translation MASPTGAVFEKPGTLRTRVEEFLRASIMDGRIKGGERLREQELCEQLGISRSTLREALRTLEAERLITIEPHRGPTVMRITEKAARDLYALRALLEGYAAHEFARLASDADVERLRKAVDALHRQAKGNNKSALLAAKRDFYDVLLGGCDNDLVKDMLPGLLSRINLLRATSFARPERLPESMAEIDLIYERIRARDPQGAQSAAQSHIVNAERTALDVLRRQQQETSDSERDRSEAKGRGGPGAAG, via the coding sequence ATGGCCAGCCCGACCGGCGCAGTATTCGAAAAACCCGGCACCCTGCGCACCCGCGTGGAGGAATTCCTGCGCGCGTCCATCATGGACGGACGGATCAAGGGCGGGGAACGCCTGCGCGAACAGGAACTGTGCGAGCAGCTCGGCATCAGCCGCAGCACCCTGCGCGAAGCGCTGCGCACGCTGGAGGCCGAACGCCTGATCACGATCGAGCCGCACCGCGGCCCTACCGTGATGCGCATCACCGAAAAGGCCGCCCGCGATCTCTACGCCCTGCGCGCCCTGCTGGAAGGTTATGCCGCGCATGAATTCGCGCGCCTCGCAAGCGACGCCGATGTCGAGCGCCTGCGCAAGGCCGTGGATGCCCTGCACCGCCAGGCCAAGGGCAACAACAAGTCGGCACTGCTGGCGGCCAAGCGCGATTTCTACGACGTGCTGCTGGGCGGCTGCGACAACGATCTGGTCAAGGACATGCTGCCCGGCCTGCTGTCCCGCATCAATCTGCTGCGCGCCACCTCGTTCGCGCGCCCCGAACGCCTGCCGGAAAGCATGGCCGAAATCGATCTGATCTACGAGCGTATCCGCGCTCGCGACCCACAAGGCGCGCAAAGCGCCGCACAGAGCCATATCGTCAACGCCGAGCGCACCGCGCTCGACGTGCTCAGGCGCCAGCAACAGGAGACATCCGACAGTGAACGCGATCGTTCAGAAGCTAAGGGCCGCGGCGGCCCAGGCGCAGCAGGATAG
- a CDS encoding ABC transporter ATP-binding protein, which produces MSLLHIQGLTAAYNRSPVLHDVSLDVPEGGFIAVVGANTAGKSTLLRCISGLLDKVGGSIRFDGEEILRLPPHRIPELGIAHVPEGRHVFPEMTVEENLYLGAYTRRRDMAAVKRGCDRIYALFPRLQERRRQQAGTLSGGEQQMVAFGRALMLEPRLLLLDEPSHGLAPKIVEEMHQAMIDIHRSGLTILLVEQNTRLALSVAEYAYVLQSGSLVLSGPSGALLQDSRVRAAYLGL; this is translated from the coding sequence ATGAGCCTCCTGCATATCCAGGGACTAACCGCCGCCTACAACCGCAGCCCGGTGCTGCACGACGTATCGCTGGACGTTCCCGAGGGCGGTTTCATCGCCGTGGTCGGCGCCAATACGGCGGGCAAGAGCACGCTGCTGCGCTGCATCTCCGGCTTGCTGGACAAAGTGGGCGGCAGCATCCGGTTCGACGGCGAGGAGATACTGCGCCTGCCGCCGCACCGCATCCCCGAACTGGGCATTGCCCACGTGCCGGAAGGCCGCCACGTCTTTCCGGAAATGACGGTCGAGGAAAACCTCTACCTGGGCGCCTACACCCGGCGCCGGGACATGGCAGCGGTCAAGCGCGGCTGCGACCGCATCTACGCGCTGTTTCCCCGCTTGCAGGAGCGGCGTCGCCAACAGGCCGGCACGCTTTCCGGCGGCGAACAGCAGATGGTGGCCTTCGGCCGCGCGCTGATGCTGGAACCCCGCCTGCTGCTGCTGGACGAACCCAGCCACGGCCTGGCGCCCAAGATCGTCGAGGAAATGCACCAGGCCATGATCGACATCCACCGCAGCGGCTTGACCATCCTGCTGGTGGAGCAGAACACACGTCTGGCGCTGTCGGTGGCGGAGTATGCCTACGTACTGCAATCCGGCTCGCTGGTGCTGTCCGGCCCCAGCGGCGCGCTGCTGCAGGACAGCCGCGTGCGGGCGGCCTACCTCGGACTGTAG
- a CDS encoding ABC transporter ATP-binding protein → MPDILNVSHIQRRFGGLKAVDDVSFNVARGDILGLIGPNGAGKTTLFNLLVGLYRGNGGRIELEGRDISGLRPHQIAALGMTKTFQNVALFPEMTVLDNVLVGGLLRHDVNRARQLALDNLDRVGLAAIARKPAGELSFPEQARVELARALCTDPKVLLLDEVMAALNESEMDALLDLIRALRDDAGITFIVVEHHMRAIMRLCNRILVLSFGQKIAEGSPAEIAADPTVIEVYLGKSLEQVEELA, encoded by the coding sequence ATGCCTGACATCCTGAACGTTTCCCACATCCAGCGCCGCTTCGGCGGCCTGAAGGCCGTGGACGACGTGTCGTTCAACGTGGCGCGCGGCGATATCCTGGGCCTGATCGGCCCCAATGGCGCTGGCAAGACCACCCTGTTCAACCTGCTCGTCGGGCTGTACCGCGGCAACGGCGGACGCATCGAACTGGAAGGCCGCGACATCAGCGGCTTGCGGCCCCACCAGATCGCGGCGCTGGGCATGACCAAAACCTTCCAGAACGTGGCGTTGTTTCCCGAAATGACGGTGCTGGACAACGTGTTGGTCGGCGGACTGCTGCGCCACGATGTGAACCGTGCGCGCCAGCTGGCGCTGGACAACCTCGACCGCGTCGGCCTGGCAGCCATCGCGCGCAAGCCTGCCGGCGAACTCTCGTTTCCCGAGCAAGCGCGGGTGGAGCTGGCGCGCGCGCTGTGCACCGATCCCAAGGTCTTGCTGCTGGACGAGGTGATGGCGGCGCTGAACGAATCCGAAATGGACGCGCTGCTGGACCTGATCCGCGCCCTGCGCGACGACGCCGGCATCACCTTCATCGTGGTGGAACACCACATGCGCGCCATCATGCGCCTGTGCAACCGGATCCTGGTGCTGTCGTTCGGCCAGAAGATCGCAGAAGGCAGTCCGGCGGAGATCGCGGCCGATCCCACCGTGATCGAGGTCTACCTCGGCAAGTCGCTGGAACAGGTGGAGGAACTGGCATGA
- a CDS encoding branched-chain amino acid ABC transporter permease has protein sequence MAQNRQLLLWALPLAAALIAPWLMQDQGYGIRVMTLVLLFAAMGQSWNIVGGLANQISLGHAAFFGLGAYTSTLLLMRYGISPWLGIVAAMAVAAAAGALLSLPTMRLRGHYFALATLAFGEVLRAIANTWASVTGGPVGVSIPFSEGLAQMQFKSSIPYYYLMLGAAVITSAVFALISRSRLGYRLRAVKANPQAAEVIGVNTARTRILAAVISAALMGACGTLYAQFIYFFDPDTVFSLVGISVRVALICIIGGVGTVAGPLIGALVIIPLEEVFNDWLSGHTAGVSQLAFGLILIAIILIEPRGLSALWTRLRNLMRGQHA, from the coding sequence ATGGCTCAGAACCGACAACTCCTGCTGTGGGCGCTGCCGCTGGCGGCCGCCCTGATCGCGCCGTGGCTGATGCAAGACCAAGGCTACGGCATCCGCGTCATGACGCTGGTGCTGCTGTTCGCCGCCATGGGCCAGTCCTGGAACATCGTGGGCGGGCTGGCCAACCAGATCTCGCTGGGACACGCGGCTTTCTTCGGGTTGGGCGCCTATACCTCGACCCTGCTGCTCATGCGCTACGGTATTTCGCCCTGGCTGGGCATCGTCGCCGCCATGGCCGTGGCCGCAGCCGCGGGCGCCCTGCTCAGCCTGCCCACCATGCGCCTGCGCGGGCACTACTTCGCGCTGGCCACACTGGCCTTCGGCGAAGTGCTGCGCGCCATCGCCAACACCTGGGCTTCCGTGACGGGCGGACCGGTGGGCGTGTCGATCCCATTCTCGGAAGGCCTGGCACAGATGCAGTTCAAGTCCAGCATCCCCTACTACTACCTGATGCTGGGTGCCGCCGTGATCACCTCGGCCGTGTTCGCGCTGATCAGTCGTTCGCGGCTGGGCTACCGGTTGCGCGCGGTCAAGGCCAATCCGCAGGCCGCCGAAGTGATAGGCGTGAACACCGCCCGCACCCGCATCCTCGCCGCCGTCATCTCGGCCGCATTGATGGGCGCCTGCGGCACGCTGTACGCGCAATTCATCTACTTCTTCGACCCGGACACGGTCTTTTCGCTGGTCGGCATCTCGGTGCGCGTGGCGTTGATCTGCATCATTGGCGGCGTGGGCACCGTGGCCGGCCCGCTGATCGGCGCGCTGGTCATCATCCCGCTGGAAGAAGTGTTCAACGACTGGCTGTCCGGCCATACAGCGGGCGTGTCGCAGCTGGCGTTCGGGCTGATCCTCATCGCCATCATCCTGATCGAGCCGCGCGGCCTTTCGGCGCTGTGGACCCGGCTGCGCAACCTGATGCGAGGCCAGCATGCCTGA